The window GAGCAACGAGCCGATCCCGGTACACAGCGGGGATTGAGCGGCGTGCCGGACCCGTCCGGCGACCGTTGTACCGCGCAGATTTTCCGATCACGACCCCTTTTGCAACGCAGATTGCAACGCAGGAGAATTCACCATGACCACCCTTTCCAGACCCCGTCAGCCCGAACTCAAGACCGCCCTCCCCGGTCCCAAAACACAGGCCATCATGGCGCGTGACGCCCAGCATCTGTCCACCTCCTACATGCGCCCGTACCCCTTTGTGCCGGACCACGGCGAGGGCGTGTGGCTCAGCGACCCGGACGGCAACACCATGCTGGACTTCTTCGCGGGCATCGCCGTGTCCACCACCGGCCACGCCCACCCGCATGTGGTGGGGGCGGTGCAGGACCAGGTCACGAAGTTCACCCACGTCTGCCTGACCGACTACCCGCAGGAGATCACCACCAGCCTCGCCGAGCGCCTCGTCAAGCACGTGGAGCGTCCCGGCGAAAAATGGCGCGTGTTCTTCGGCAACTCCGGCGCGGAGGCGGTGGAGGCCGCCGTCAAGCTGGCGCGCAACCACACCGGGCGCACGCACATCATCTCCACGATGGGCAGCTTTCACGGACGCACCTACGGCGCGATCACGCTGACCGGCTCCAAGACCAAGTACAAGCGCGGCTTCGGGCCGCTGCTGCCCGCCGTGTCGCACGTGCCGTACCCCAACCCCTTCCGCCCGCCGCTGGGGTCCACCCCCGAGGCCTGCGGACAGGCGGTCCTGAACCACATCCGTGAACTGTTCGTGGGCGTGATTCCCGCCGACGAGGTCGCCGCGATCATCGTGGAGCCCATGCAGGGCGAGGGCGGATACATCGTGCCGCCCGCCGACTTCCTGCCGGGGCTGCGGGCGCTGTGCGACGAGCACGGCATCATGCTGATCTACGACGAGGTTCAGGCCGGCATGGGCCGCACCGGCAAGATGTTCTCGTTCCAGCACTCCGCCATCTACGGCGAGGTCCAGCCCGACATGATCACGGTGGCCAAGGGCATCGCCTCGGGCATGCCCATCTCGGCGCTGCTGGCGAAGGAATCGGTCATGACGTGGCCGGTCGGCTCGCACGGCTCCACCTACGGCGGCAATCCGGTGGCGGCGGCGGCGGCCCACGCCACGCTGGACCTGATCGAGGGCGTGGTCAAGCACCCCGGCTGCGGCGAGAGCCTGATGCAGAACGCCGCCGATGTGGGCGGGTACATCCTGGGTGAGCTGAGGGCCATGCAGACCGAATTTCCTTTCCTGGGTGACGTGCGCGGCGAGGGGTTGTTCATCGGTCTGGAATTCGTGAAGCCCGACGGCAGCCCCGACGGCAAGCTGCGCGACCGGGCCAGCACCGCGATGTTCGAGCGCGGCCTGCTCAATCTGGACTGCGGCGAGGCCGTGATCCGGGTCAGCCCCCCGCTGATCCTGACGCGGGAGGAAGCGGCGACCGGACTGGAGATCATGCGCGCGGCGCTGAGGGGCCTGAAATAACACCCCGGGGCGTACAGGACGCCCCTCACCTTTCTTCACCCGCCATGGCCTGAGCGCAGCTGAACTGCGCCGGGCCGTGGCGGTCCGTAGTGCCACGTGGGCGAGGGCACA of the Deinococcus aerophilus genome contains:
- a CDS encoding acetyl ornithine aminotransferase family protein; the encoded protein is MTTLSRPRQPELKTALPGPKTQAIMARDAQHLSTSYMRPYPFVPDHGEGVWLSDPDGNTMLDFFAGIAVSTTGHAHPHVVGAVQDQVTKFTHVCLTDYPQEITTSLAERLVKHVERPGEKWRVFFGNSGAEAVEAAVKLARNHTGRTHIISTMGSFHGRTYGAITLTGSKTKYKRGFGPLLPAVSHVPYPNPFRPPLGSTPEACGQAVLNHIRELFVGVIPADEVAAIIVEPMQGEGGYIVPPADFLPGLRALCDEHGIMLIYDEVQAGMGRTGKMFSFQHSAIYGEVQPDMITVAKGIASGMPISALLAKESVMTWPVGSHGSTYGGNPVAAAAAHATLDLIEGVVKHPGCGESLMQNAADVGGYILGELRAMQTEFPFLGDVRGEGLFIGLEFVKPDGSPDGKLRDRASTAMFERGLLNLDCGEAVIRVSPPLILTREEAATGLEIMRAALRGLK